A window of Carassius gibelio isolate Cgi1373 ecotype wild population from Czech Republic chromosome A3, carGib1.2-hapl.c, whole genome shotgun sequence genomic DNA:
ttaatgaaaataaattaaatgtaattgttaccattgttgtgattcacgTGATGAATGTTTAAGTCGGTGTGCAACTTCAAAAAATTACCACTCACTAATTAAGGATTATATAAAAAGCATATCAaggtatttatgaaaaataaaatctataaaaggtcattattaaacacacacaaaaatatgctataattaaaaaataggtcattttataaaagcaatctATTTTTTTACTTGTCTTTAAAATCAAATAACTCAGATTTCATGATGCATTTTTCCATTAATAGAGATAAAATTATAGTAACATAAATTAAGTTTCAAGTGCCCAACCAAAGGGAACGCTAATCACTATAATGGTATCACCAAGTAAGGTAAATTACTGGATTTTACAGtgcaggcttatttgaaaactacatgtcATGCAGGGTTGGAACACATTTATACCTCAGGCCCCAGGTGTAAGGCAAAGCTGAAAACTAAGGAAGTGTGACTCAAGCAACATACAAGATTACCCTGAAAGAAATATATCTTCCTTCTGATCTGACAATGTTTTTCACTGCACATACCGGCTTTCTCACATTGTAGAGGTGATTATGTACACAAGTTAGAATGAGGAAAGTACGTGCATGTATTTTCTTTTAGTAGATATCTACctcattaataattgtatttgagATTTTTCAAATCTGGTTTTAAGTCTGCTCATAGCACTGAGTCTGCATTCTTGAGGGTGTTAAACAATATTTATCTCTCCGCTGATTCTGGAGACTCTGTGgttcttattcatttttttagaCCACTCCACACTATTATCCAGACTAAAGTCCTGGGTGGGTCTAAAAGCTACCATACTTCATTGGTTTTGGTTTTCAGTTTCCAGCCTTCGGCTAGTCCAAAACACTGTGGCCAGACTTCTCCTGAAGTGTTGCAAACATGAACACATCACTCCATGCTGGTTCATCAGAGAATAGACTTCAAatctctattattttattttttatttttatttttgatataaatCTTTACATAACCTAGCTTCTGTCTATCTCTTTAAACTCCTTAATGTATACACTCCATCTAAAAGCTTAAGATCTTGCGACCAGGCTTTGTTGCTAGTTCCACTTGTTAGACTTAAGTGTGCATTTGTGTTGGCAGGGCCACATCATTGGAATATCCTGTCTTTAGAAATTAGAATGACACCACCTCTGTCTGTTTTTAAGTCCTTtctaaaaacatgtttgttttccttagtgtactgattACAGTTATTCTGTAATTTTTAAATGGGTCGTTCTTATTTTTATCTGGTttgctttctgtgtgtgtgggtgtgtttttttctctttggTACAGCACAACATATAGTGGCTGTCTTaaatgtgctgtataaataaaatgtactagAACATCTGGTCTtgagtttttaatttgtttttctttttttttctcagtgattATGGAAATCACTGTTCAGTGATTATGGAAATTTGCACATTGATTGCATTGTGTCAAAAACACTGTACAGTATTTGTGATTGTATCTATTTCATGATGCATGTGTAAATTAAGTTATGTGGAGAATGGATTGGAGGTGATTTTTCTGTGTTCATGTATGctgtttttattaaacaatttcaaaaagTTTGGGGACAAAATCAACTTTAGTAAAGTGGTGATATGGCCCATCCACATCCAAAAAGGATGCCTCTGAAAAGCTCAggatacaattttttatttatttattttttaccaaaaaagTATGATTCAGAGATTAATGTACTGTTGGGGGTGGAGACAGAGAACTCTTGATAAATGTTGCGGTTCTTGTTTTTCATCTGATCAGAAAGCTGTGAGTGAAGAAACAGTCAGATCAGATCACAGAACAGAAGGATGAAGTTCAACAGCGCTTTGAGTGTTTCTGTCATCACACTTCTCTACATAACAGGTGAGAGCTTACAAGAAGCCTACAACATGACAAAATTAAATGtagatttaataatttaattgttaattaaCTGACAAGCCATTCAATTCCATTGTAAACACACTTGAAATGTTATGTGCCTCATGATAAAAGCTGGATCTGAAGACTTACAGTTTAATGCTTGAAACTGGTTTTGTAGATGTGTCATGAATGTGAAATCATTTAACAGGTATTTTGGCTAAGACCAGAAACCACATTATTTAGGTTAAATATTCTATTCTCTTATTTTCATGCAAATTGCACCAGCACTGATGCAACAGGAGAACTACAGAAACCAGTTCATCAGCTCTGTCTGGATGACTCTATGTTTACGTTATCTTTATCTTTGTCTTTCCACACAGGCTCACTCTGCCAGTTAGATGGTAAGTTTTCATGATGACTCCAAAACTCACAGATTGTGTATCTTCTGTATCTGAGAGGCATTTTAAGAGGGAAAACGTGTTTTCTATCATCAGTATGTGGTCGAGCTCCTCTCAATAACAAGATTGTTGGAGGGGAGGATGCGACGGCAGGTTCTTGGCCGTGGCAGGTCAGCATTTTTCTCTCCGGCTCAAGTCATAACTGTGGTGGGACTCTCATCAATAAAGACTGGGTGTTATCTGCAGCGCACTGCTTCCAGGAGTATGACGTTTAATGCTTAAATAAAGATTAAGCTATACTTGTATATTTATAATAGTGGGATTAAAGCAGACTCTCTCTATTTGCAGTTTTGTATTGTCTAAAGTTGTGATATACTTCGGTCGTCTGAGCCAGTCCGGCTCAAACCCTGATGAGACGTCTAGGACAGTGATTCAAGTCATTAACCATCCTAACTATGATAGTCGTTCTAATGACAACGATATAGCCCTGGTCCAGCTCTCCTCCTCTGTGACTTTCTCTGATTACATTAAGCCGGTCTGTCTGGCAGCGGCTGGGAGTGTGTTTggtggagggacagagagctgggtcacTGGATGGGGAACACTGCAAGCTGGAGGTGAGTAAACATTTGCTTTCCAGTTAACTGAATGCAAACATCACTGTAAAATGTCTCAGGTtgcgaatgtaaccatggttccctgaaatGAACCATggaagggaacgagacactgcgtcctctaaggggtgctttggggaacacctcgttgtgacccgtgtctgaagcatacattgaaaaaacaccaacgagttggccggcgacagcctctgacatcactaATGCTGAGACTATAAACAGGCGAACAGGAGAACACGTCACTCACTTCTTTGTCTGAAGCatgcagggagctagaggacacagtgtctcattccctactcaacCAAGGtaacattcgtaacctgagacgttcccttacAAAGAAACtttgaactgcatcctctaggggtcgctatggggagcACTATACCCacaccgccatgctgaggggagtgcaggccagattcatggcgaacactaagtaccaactctaccatttccgtgggagttgcccctgggacgtttagacagctgtctgtgacagtaccccttacggccaaaaggcctaagctacatacccgaCTTAATTGTTAGCAATGGCGGAGCTAGAGCTTTATAAATGGGGTGGCCAGTGGGTGGCCAAGGCCAATTCAGGAGGAAAATCAGTACATAACTCCAACGTGGTATAAAAAAATGGgaattacataaattaatacttttatttaacaaagctgttttaaattgataaagacattcataatgttacagaacatttatatttcagataaatgctgctcttctgaactttcttttcatcaaagaaacctgaaacaaTTCTACTCCGCTGTTttcaaaatgataataataataacgttttttgagcagcaaatttgaatatttgcatgatttctgaatgatcatgtgattgtagtaatgatgctaaaaatgtattcaaatagaataaATGTATGCCGTGTATGGTTTGCCATTTAAGCCAGATGTATTtcttgaaggggcttagatgacaaggagggagattaagagaggatgtctcccTCGGAGAAAGAAAGccctttctacagggggcatcctctcagaGCCGTTTTCGTGCATTGCCTCGATGTCGGCATAACTCTTATGCCAAAACCAATGGATGTGAGAAGAAAACGACCTCTTCCATTTCTTtttgatctctgtatggagatcaggcagaaatTGAAGGCTCACCTGAggtggagggctatggtcagagaGAGTTGAATCCTTTATTCAAACGAGTCGTTCAAAAATCCTAATTCATTTGACCTGGCAAACGACTCTTAGCCTACTTGAATCATTTTCTCAAAACGCGTGTTTGCTTGGAGACGTAGCGGGTTCTGCTGTTTGTTCTGTTCTCTTGGACGGAGCAAAAACAATGTAGCCTATCTATAAAAGTTACTCAGTaactttattgaactgttgtataaatgtcGCATTATCAAAGGCTCGTGTTCTAGCTAAATAAATAGacctacattttttgtttttctttctttttatttttcattttgatgttATTTCTATTGTGATAGCAGTGGAGAGAGCACTGAAAACACTTAAGAGCACATAATTTAGAGAACACATTTATAGAAATGATTTTTCTCTGTAAAGCAATGAGGCGTGAACATATGAGAAGATTTTTCTAAATGTGCGCTCTTTTGGACTAAGACTAACTGAAGTGGTTTAAAGTGGCTGATCGCAATGGAGTTGATGCGGATCAAAACGCATGTTATTCTTTGAGAAATACAGATAAATATCAGGTTGTGCCGTTTGATTATAGAAACTCTCAGTTGGAGGATATTAAGGGCCAAATGGGGATTTTATTCCGTGCTCCCATCTGCCTTTCAAACTATTAAAAGGGGCCCCATGGGTCCTTAAGTCTTAAAACGTCTTAAATTAAATTTTCGATCTTTAAGGtctgaaaatgtattgaaatcTGTAATTTCGGA
This region includes:
- the LOC127942663 gene encoding trypsin-1-like produces the protein MKFNSALSVSVITLLYITGSLCQLDVCGRAPLNNKIVGGEDATAGSWPWQVSIFLSGSSHNCGGTLINKDWVLSAAHCFQDFVLSKVVIYFGRLSQSGSNPDETSRTVIQVINHPNYDSRSNDNDIALVQLSSSVTFSDYIKPVCLAAAGSVFGGGTESWVTGWGTLQAGGSVPDILQQVMIPVVNNSACAKAYEGMYTITGNMVCAGLLNQGGKDSCQGDSGGPMVSKNGSLWIQSGVVSFGQGCADPKYPGVYARVSEYQDWIKSLTGSNPPGFVAFVQTSNSNFGSVPSLLLLPLSLTVSLIPFSLFFTS